The uncultured Paludibaculum sp. sequence CGCCCCAGACCGACGCTTTACGCGCCGCCCAGGCTGCCTACATCCTGCGGACCCACAAGCCACAGCTCATGCTCATCCACCTCATCGACCTCGATCACGAGGAGCACGGCTTCGGCCCCGGCAGCCCACAGGCCCACCACGCTTTGGAGGAGATCGACAAGGCCATCGGCACAATCCGCGCCGCTGTTCGCGAAGCTGGAGTCGAGAGTTCCACCCGCTGGGTCATCGTCAGCGACCACGGATTCTGGCCCGTATCCCAGGCCTTCCACGCACAGGCCTTCCTGTCGAGCCTCGGACTCACGGCCCCCGAGGACAAGCCCACCGCGTGGCGTGTAGCCGCCTATGCCAATGGTGGCTCTGTCGCTTTTGTCGTCAGGGATCCCAACGACACCGAAGCCCAGCAACTTGTGCTGGCCGCGCTCAACACCCTGCAGCCGAACGAACGATGGGGCATCGACCAGGCTCTAGACAGAACTCGGCTCGCGGAACACAAGTCCTACTCCAACGCCTTCGCCGCCATCAGCCTCCGTCGCGGCTTCACCTCCGGCGGCAACCGCACCGGACCGTGGGTCACTTCCTCCGGCGCCACCCGCGGGATGCACGGTTTCCTACCTGGCCCGTCCGAACTCGACTGCACCTTCGTTGCCTACGGACCCGGCATCGCCGCCCGTCAGCTCCCACACGGTCAACTGGCCGACGTCGCCTCTACGGCCAGCACCCTGCTGGGTGTCTCGCTGCCTGAGTCGAAAGGCCGCGACTTGCTGAAACAGTAGGTTCCGTTCAGCGAATGGGCGTAAGATTTGACAGAAACGCCCATGGAACTAAAATTCCGCCTGAACGGCGCTGAGCGGCGTCTGGACATCCCGCCCAAGCTGACGCTTCTGGACGCCATCCGGGACTACGCCGGACTGACGGGCACCAAGTACGGCTGCGGAGAAGGACAGTGTGGCGCCTGCACGGTGCTGCTGGACGGCCGTGCGGTGAAGTCGTGCATTCTCCCGGCCACATCGGCCCAGGGCAGGGAAGTCACTACGGTCGAGGGGCTGGCCGCAGGCGGAAGACTTCATCCCGTCCAGCAGGCTTTTCTCGACCACTCCGCGTTCCAGTGCGGCTTCTGCACACCCGGGATGATCACAGGAGCGGTCGCCCTGCTGTCGCAGAACCCAAGCCCCTCGGAAACGGAGATCCGCGCCGGCTTGCAGAGTCATGTCTGCCGCTGTGGCACCTACCCGCGCATCGTGGAGGCCGTCCGCGCGGCCTCCTTGCTCAAGGGGGCGCCGCGTGGCTGAGCCGGACCTCCTTCTCGCCGAGTACAAGCGCCGCGACTTCCTGAAGCTGCTCGGCTCCGGCGGCCTGCTGACTCTGCCCATCACTGCCGCTGAGAGGCCCGTCCGCGTCCGCCAGGCGCTCGACGGACTCTTCGACGTCTTCACTGGCAAGATCGAGATGGGTCAAGGCGCGCGAACCCTGCTCACGCAGGCCATCGCCGAAGAACTGCGCGTGCCCGTCGATCGCATCCGGCTCACCATGGCCGACACCGATCAGGTACCAGATGACGGCGGAACCTGGGCTTCGCTTACCACCCCGGAAACCGTCCCGGCCGTCCGTAAGGATGTCGCGGCCTTCGCTGGACACCCGCTGACGGAACCGAAGGATTGGAAAGTCCTCGGCCAATCCATCCCCCCGCTACATGGTCCCGCCGCGGTCACCGGAGCCCTGCAATACTGCGGCGACCTACGCACCGAGGGCATGCTGCACGGCTGCGTGGTGCGGCCGGATGCCTATCGTGCCCATCTCGAGAGCTACGATGACAGGGCCGCCCGCGCATTGCCCGGAGTGCGGATCGTCCGGGAGGGCGATTTTCTCGGTGTCGTGGCACCCGACCGCCATACGGCGCTCGAAGCCGCCCGCCTCGTCCAGGCGCAATGGAAACCAGATCCTCTGCCCTCGCTCGCCGAGATGCGTGAATCCTTCCGCACGAAGAGCGTTGCGCCTGTGGAGGTGAGGGACACCCGCTACCCGCCTCTCATCCGCCAGGGCGACACCGACGCGGCCCTCGCCGGCGCCCATCGCAAGCTCCACTCGAGTTACTGGCTTCCGCCCATCGCCCACGTCGCGCTGGAGCCCCGTGCCGCCATTGCGGAATGGCACGACGGCGCGCTCACCGTCCACTGCGGCAAGCAGGCGCCATTCCTGGTTCGAGCCGAGCTCGCCAAGGCGTTCGGGCTGCCTGAGTCCAAGGTCCGCATCGTGGTCACCATGCCCGGAGGAGGCTTCGGAGGCAAGCAGCGTGGAGAGTGTGAGCTCGAAGCCGCCCGCCTGGCCAAGGCCGCGCAGGCACCGGTTCGTCTGGCCTGGACGCGCGAGGAAGAGTTCTGGGTTGCCTACTCGCGGCCCGCCGCGCTGGTCGAGATCGAGAGCGGAGTCGATGCCGGAGGTCACCTCTCGGCCTGGCGTTTTCGCAACTACAACGCAGGCGCGCCCGGCATCAAGCCGCCTTACGCCATCGCCGCCATGTCCAATGAGTTCTGGCGCTCGGAAACACCACTGCGCCAGGGTTCTTACCGCGCGTTGGCTGCCACGGCGAATAACTTCGCCCGGGAATCCCACGTGGACGAATGGGCCCACGCACTCGGGAAGGACCCCCTCGAATACCGGCTCGCCAACATCGAGGATGCCCGTCTGAAGGAAGCCCTGGAGAAGGGCGCGGCTCTCTTCGGCTGGGGCCGCCGCAAGCCCGGCAACGGCCGTGGCTTCGGTCTCGCCTGCAACCTGGAGAAACTGGCCCGGCTGGCTCTCTTCGTGGAAACCGAAGGATCAGCAAGGAACCTCCGCATCGTCCGCATAGTAGCCATGGGAGACTTTGGTGCCGCCCTCAATCCCGACAATCTGAAGAATCAGATGCAGGGCGCCCTCATACAGGGTGTGGGCGGGGCACTCTGGGAACAGTTGCTCTTCGACAACCGCCGCCAGTTGACGAAGAGGCTCTCCCAATATCGCGTCCCGCGCTTTCAGGACGTGCCGGACCTGCGCGTCGAGATCATCGACCGCCGCGAGATACCGGCCGCCGGGGCGGGCGAGTCGTCCATTACCCTGCCCGCCCCCGCGCTGGCCAACGCGCTGTACACGGCAACAGGCGTTCGTCCCTACGCCCTGCCGCTCATCAGCTAAGCGCTGGCCGCCGGAATCGAAGTGAACGCCTGCGCGCCAAAGCGCAAGCCCAACACCGAGATCGCCGTACCCTGCGTCGAGATCTTCACCCAGCCGCGCGTGCCGGCCACTCCAGAGAGGCCGGACACCGATCGCAGGGTGACGGCCACCTTGGCTCGCGCCGCCAGTGTGATGGTCCCCGTGCCAATCTGCGCACCATCGTTGCGGTACGCCGTGAACGTCACATCCACGCTCGCCGTGCTGGGGTTCGCCACCGCCAAAGCTGTTGTCAGCGAGATGTCGTCGTACACCACCGTGGCCGGATTGGTCGACGCCTCGGCCAAAGGTACCAACGCTTCCTGATCCGCGCGCCCATCGACAGACTGCCTGAAGATGCCGTAACCGACAACCCCACTGGGCAGCGCCGCTTCCGCCCAGCCTTGCGCCAGATCCCCGGTGGACTCCGTTTCCAGAGCCGCCGTACCCAGGGCCGGCAGTTCGCCAGACCACTCAGATCTGGAGCCCACACCCACAATCGGAACACTCAGGGCCGCACCTCCATCGCCGACAAACCGCACAGTCGCCGTCGCCGCCGAATCCGAAGTATTGGCCAGATACAGCGATGTGGCCCAGCCTCCGCCGTATGCGAACTGAGGCAGCGAGTAGGTGGTGGTCGAGACTGCCGCGTCGCCCACCGCCAGATTCACACCGACGTTGATCGCGCCCGCCCATCCGTCCGTCGTCTGAGTCAGTGTCAGCAAGCCCCGGCTGGAGTTGCTCGACCCGTTGTAGATGCTGTCGTTCGAGTTCAGCGTGTTGCGAGTCCCACGTGTGTTGTACGGCGAGACCGTGTACACCTGATCCGTGATGGAATCGTCGAAGAACAACTGCGACGTGAACTGTCCCAGCGTCTGTGTGCCCGAATACGTGCGGATGCGCATGTGGATGTGCACCGCCCGGCCGCTGTACCAGCCCGGATAAATGGTGGTGAACTGGACAGCCCCGTTGCTGTTCGTCACCTGGTAGCCGCGCAGGAACTTCTTGCCCACCGTGCTGTTGGCCTGCACATCGGAGTACAACCCGCCCGCGTCGCAATGCCAGATATCCACGTACGCGTTCGGTAGCAGTGCGCAACTGCTACCATTCACCAGGTAGACGTTGATGGTGAGCGCCAGAGGCATTCCCGGCTTCACTGAGCCATCGGAAGGATCAATCCGGATGTCACTCCGGTTCAGCTTTTCGTCAACCCAGTACGGCCCCTCGGTCATCTCCGGATTCAACACGCAGGAAAAGGCCGACTGCCCGAACGCAGGCGTCGGTATAGTGCCCCCAGTGACGAGTAGCGCGGCCCCGGCGCCGCTCAGGAATTGGAAGAGTTGCCGCCGATCCACGGCCATGGACACGTTGCTTTCAATCTTCTTCACGCGTAACACCCTTTTTGTGACGTAGCGCGATGGCCGGTTCTTCCTTCAACCGGAGTGGCCCGTGGGCCTCGCATCGCAGCCCAGGATGCTCATGAAGACGGCGCCCCGAATTCGCGGTTTACATCAAATTTGTTATCTTTGACGCGCGTTCCTCCACAGCACCGGCGGCTCCGCATGGTAGGATGCCTACAATTTCGAATGAATACGCTGCTTTGGGATCTGCGCTACGCTTTTCGGGGCTTCTTGAGGAGTCCCGGATTCACGCTGACGGCGATGCTCTCGCTCGCCATTGGCATCGGCGCCAACTCGGCCATCTTCAGTGTCGCCAGCGCGTTGCTTCTCCAGCCCCTGCCCTATCAGAACCCTGAACGATTGGCCATCCTCTGGAATCGCTCGCCTGGCCTCAATATTGCCGAGGATTGGTTCTCCACCGCGCAGTATTTCGACATCAGGAACGGGCACAGCGGCTTCGAACAGCTCGCCATCGCCATTGGAGCGAACTACAACCTCACCGGCAGCGGCGAGCCGGAACGTGTCGGCACCATCCGTGTGTCATCCAACCTGCTTCCCATGCTCGGAGCCAAGGCCGCCCTGGGCCGCCTCTTCCTCGCTGCCGAAGACCACACGGGACGCGGTGGCACCGCCGTCCTCAGCCACTCCACCTGGGTTCGCCGCTTTGGCGGGGATACCTGTGTTATCGGCCGCTCCCTCACCCTCAACGGCCAGCCCTATGAGATCGTCGGCGTTCTGCCGGCCGCGTTCTCGCTTCCGCGGGAAGTCCTGCCCACCCTCGGTGTCGCCGAAGACGGTGAGATCTTCCTGCCGCTGCCCCTGGACGCCGCCGCCGCTTCCACCAGGACTCGCGAAGACTACAACATCATCGGACGGC is a genomic window containing:
- a CDS encoding ectonucleotide pyrophosphatase/phosphodiesterase, yielding MRNCLVAIALLTAVLYGQPADPRVVLISVDGLKAETLRDSSKLGLKIPNLTEMRDKGAVSAGLTGVFPTVTYPSHTTMMTGLQPAEHGILGNNLFDPERRTNGAWYWFSELIRKPTLWDAAKAAGKTVGAIAWPVTVGARIDYNVPEYAVFHGEDSLLLQRSISSPGLYAEMEKALGTNVWDAPQTDALRAAQAAYILRTHKPQLMLIHLIDLDHEEHGFGPGSPQAHHALEEIDKAIGTIRAAVREAGVESSTRWVIVSDHGFWPVSQAFHAQAFLSSLGLTAPEDKPTAWRVAAYANGGSVAFVVRDPNDTEAQQLVLAALNTLQPNERWGIDQALDRTRLAEHKSYSNAFAAISLRRGFTSGGNRTGPWVTSSGATRGMHGFLPGPSELDCTFVAYGPGIAARQLPHGQLADVASTASTLLGVSLPESKGRDLLKQ
- a CDS encoding (2Fe-2S)-binding protein, producing MELKFRLNGAERRLDIPPKLTLLDAIRDYAGLTGTKYGCGEGQCGACTVLLDGRAVKSCILPATSAQGREVTTVEGLAAGGRLHPVQQAFLDHSAFQCGFCTPGMITGAVALLSQNPSPSETEIRAGLQSHVCRCGTYPRIVEAVRAASLLKGAPRG
- a CDS encoding molybdopterin cofactor-binding domain-containing protein, yielding MAEPDLLLAEYKRRDFLKLLGSGGLLTLPITAAERPVRVRQALDGLFDVFTGKIEMGQGARTLLTQAIAEELRVPVDRIRLTMADTDQVPDDGGTWASLTTPETVPAVRKDVAAFAGHPLTEPKDWKVLGQSIPPLHGPAAVTGALQYCGDLRTEGMLHGCVVRPDAYRAHLESYDDRAARALPGVRIVREGDFLGVVAPDRHTALEAARLVQAQWKPDPLPSLAEMRESFRTKSVAPVEVRDTRYPPLIRQGDTDAALAGAHRKLHSSYWLPPIAHVALEPRAAIAEWHDGALTVHCGKQAPFLVRAELAKAFGLPESKVRIVVTMPGGGFGGKQRGECELEAARLAKAAQAPVRLAWTREEEFWVAYSRPAALVEIESGVDAGGHLSAWRFRNYNAGAPGIKPPYAIAAMSNEFWRSETPLRQGSYRALAATANNFARESHVDEWAHALGKDPLEYRLANIEDARLKEALEKGAALFGWGRRKPGNGRGFGLACNLEKLARLALFVETEGSARNLRIVRIVAMGDFGAALNPDNLKNQMQGALIQGVGGALWEQLLFDNRRQLTKRLSQYRVPRFQDVPDLRVEIIDRREIPAAGAGESSITLPAPALANALYTATGVRPYALPLIS